CATTTTCCAAATACAATCTCAGGAGCACCTTTTACATAAAGAATCTTTTTATCAAGAAGGGAAGAGTGTACCAATGTGGCCATAAACTTCCGTTCAGTAGAGAATGTAAGCTGGTCAAATACCTTTGCATCTTCCCTTAACTCCAGATAATTGATGTCTTGTGAATTAAGCCACAGTAGCAGTGCTACCTCCGTTGGATTACCTACACCCTTGGGCTTCTCAGTACCTTCTCCATTTTCCAGGAATGCGGTAGAGTTTGCGCTAATGCCTTCCTGAATCAACTTGCTAATCTCATCGTCAGCCAGTTTTCCACTCTCTTTCAAACCGTAAAATCTGGTTTCATGCACCTGCATTAGATTCTGAGTCAGTGTTCCTGTCTTATCAGTACAAATAACAGTTACTGCACCCATTGTTTCACAGGCATGCATTTTGCGGACCAGGTTATTGGTTGAGAGCATCCGGCGCATATTTAAAGCCAGACTAAGAGTTACACTCATTGGCAAACCTTCGGGCACAGCTACCACGATTAACGTAACAGCCATCATGAAGTATTTAAGCACAATCTGAAAGATAGCTACATATGCCTGCCAGTTGTTCAACTCATTTGAACTCAATCCATATGCAGCAAATGCAATAATGCTTACCAATAAAAAAGAGAGAATCCCTATCAGTGACCAAAAACCAGAAGAACGTCTGTTTATTGCCAAAGAATATTTATGAGGCATCCACATTTTGATTGATGCAATCATCAATCCTAAAATGGCCGCAATAGAAATAATTTTAGCACCAATAAGATTATCAAAAAGAGTTCCCTTATATTCAACAGAGCTAATAAACAGAACATCTTTAATAAAGAAAACAAGGAAAGTTGCCATTGCAACAGAGAATCCTACTGTTCCTATGAATTGTGCAAGTTTACTCAGCTGAATATTAAGCGGAGTAGGCTCTTCGCTTTGTTCAGTTGATTGTTTTGCAACCTTACCAATTTCAGTAGCATCACCCACACGAAGAACTTTCATTATACCATGTCCATCAACCACTGTTGTACCGCGCATCACCATATTTGAAGCATAAGTAGCTTCTTCATCAAAATGTGCTTCATCCGTTGTTTTCTCTACAATTGGTTCTCCTGTCAGATTGGACTCGTTAATTTGCATTGATATCGCTTCTAGCAATTCCCCATCGGCAGGTATCTCTTCACCGGTTTCCAGCATAATGATATCCCCAACAACAACGTCTTTACGGGGAATCTCACGTACTTTTCCGTTACGAAGAACTTTTACCGCAGTCTCTTCATTGACGGCATTCAGCAAATCAAATTTTTTACTTGCATCATATTCAAAATAGAAGCCAATGCCTGTAGCTAGAAAAATAGCAAAGAAAATACCGATTGTTTCTGCATATTCATGTTCTATCACAGAGATAAGCAACGAAAACGCTGCAGCTATCAGTAGTACTCGTATTACAGGATCATCAAATTTTTCCAGATAAAGTTTCCAAAGAGAAGTGCGCTTTGGAGGCGTTAATAAGTTGACTCCATTTTTCTCACGGCTTTCAGCAACCTGTTGGTCATTGAGTCCAATATGATAATAATCTTTCTTAGTTTCAGTCATAAATCTGAATATCGTTATTTTAGTTTTCTTTCGTATTCTCCCGACTGTAAAGTTTCAACAGCCTTTCGTATACTCTCATTCGCGGAATTCATCACCTGATAATATTCGTTCATATCCCACAAATCTCGAGCAATAAGAGCTTTCAACTGGGTCTTTAATAAAGGCTCTGAAATTTTCAATTGTTCCTTATTAAGTGTCACTTTCGCTTCAGTACCCATAGCAATCAAGTCATCCATAATATCACTGCCAATCACAAACCCTTTGTTATAGTCATTGAACGATTTATATGTATTCAGTAGTTCCTTCCGATGATTCTCCACATATTTGATTGTTACTTTTAAAACAACACCTTTTGCCACAAGATTGCGGTGATAGTCTGTATAAAGAGTTGTGTCAATAGGAACAAAATAATCGGGCATAATTCCGCCACCTCCATAAACCACTCTTCCTGATTTCTTTGTTTTACACTTCAGCGAATCCGGAAAATGAATACTATCTGAGTTCATCATTTCCCCCTTATTATAGCGGCTAATCAAATCCATATTATATTTCTCGATGCTCTCATAAGGTTTCTGAATGCATCTTCCGGCAGGAGTGTAGTAACGGGCAACCGTCAAACGGATCATTGACCCATCGGGTAAATCAATCGGACGCTGAACCAGTCCTTTTCCAAAGGAGCGTCGTCCTACAATCAGTCCTCTGTCCCAATCCTGAATGGCACCTGACAGAATCTCACTTGCAGATGCAGAATATTCATTTACCAAAACGACCAAGCGTCCCTTCTGAAACTTACCCGTACCTTTAGCAAAGAACTCGCTGCGAGGAGCATGCAAACCTTCAGTGTACACAATTAACTCTTTCTCTCCCAGGAACTCATTTGCCAGATCAATGGCAGCATTGAGGTATCCACCACCATTATCCTGTAAATCAAGAATTAAATCTTTCATTCCTCTTAGTTTCAGATCTTTGAGTGCATTGGCAAATTCATCTGCAGTAGTAGATGCAAAACGATTGATGCGGACATAACCTATTTTATCCTGAATCATATAATGTGCATCCAGACTATAAAGAGGAATACGATCACGTTTAACCGTAAAATAGAGCAAATCTTTAACGCCTCTTCTTAATATCTTTAAATTCACAGTTGTCCCTTTTGGGCCCTTTAGTCGACGCATAACCTCATCCGTGCTCATCTTTACGCCAGCTATTGCAGTATCGTTAACTGCGATTATCCGATCACCCGCCAGAATCCCTATCTTCTCAGAAGGTCCACCGGAAACTGGTTGAATAACCAATAAGGTATCCTCAGCCATATTAAACTGAACACCAATACCTTCAAAGTTTCCCTGTAAAGGTTCATTCAGCTTTTTCACCTCATTCGCATTAGAATATGTAGAATGAGGATCAAGCGTAGAGAGCATTTTTACAATGGCATCTTCTACAAGTTTATCCTCATTAACATTATCTACGTATAGATTATTAATAGCAAATTCTGCCATATGCAGTTTACGTGAAGCAGCGGTTCCGTAGTTCTGAGCTTGCAAGTTAACAGAAAGCAAGCAAATAAAAGAAATAACTAATTTTTTCATTCAATGACTATTTGGCATCAGAGCTCCAATCCTTCAGGAATAAAGCGGCTAATATCTTTATTATAATGTAAAAGCTCTCTTACAATGGTAGAGCTCACACAAGTCAACTCTGGTTCTGTAAAGAGCAATATTGTCTCAATTCCGGCCAATTGCCTGTTCACATCGGCAATAGTCTCTTCATATTCGAAATCTTTCACCGTGCGAATGCCACGAACAATAAACTTTGCATCAACAGCTTTCGCAAAATCAATTGTCAGGCAATCATAAGGCTGGACCTTTATTCCGGGTTCATCCCTATATAAATTACGAATCATCTCCACACGCTTTTCTATAGGAAAGTAGGTCTTCTTATTTTCATTGATACCTATGCCTATTACTATCTCATCCATAAAGGTCAAAGCACGCTTCACCACTGAGAAGTGGCCAATAGTAAAAGGATCAAATGTTCCCGGGAATATGGCTCGTTTCATAATTTTACGCTACGTCTTCTTCAATAACCAGATTATCTATAATAAAGTTCTGACGTTCCATGGTATTCTTTCCCATATAGAACTCTAAAAGTCCTTTTACCAAATCAGTCCTTCGCAGAGATACTTGTTCCAGACGGATGTCTTTACCTATAAAATGCCTGAACTCATCCGGAGAGATCTCACCAAGTCCTTTGAATCGGGTAATTTCAGGACTGGGAGAAAGTTTATTGATTGCGCTCACCCGTTCTTCTTCCGAGTAGCAATAAATGGTCTCTTTCTTATTTCGAACACGGAAAAGAGGCGTTTGCAGAATATACACATGTCCTTTTTTTATCAAATCAGGGAAAAACTGCAGAAAGAAAGTAATCAGCAGCAAGCGGATGTGCATACCATCCACATCAGCATCTGTAGAAACAATCACCTTGTTATATCGTAACCCTTCAATTCCATCTTCAATATTCAATGCAGCCTGAAGCAAATTAAACTCTTCATTTTCATAAACCACCTTCTTGGTTAATCCAAAAGAATTAAGCGGTTTACCCCGCAGGCTAAATACAGCCTGAGTATTCACATCGCGGCTTTTAGTAATAGACCCACTGGCAGAATCACCCTCTGTAATAAAGATGCTGGAATTTTCCTGATCTTTTCCTTTTGTATCATTTAAGTGAGTGCGGCAATCACGTAATTTGCGGTTGTGCAGATTCGCTTTCTTCGCACGTTCACGGGC
The sequence above is drawn from the uncultured Bacteroides sp. genome and encodes:
- a CDS encoding S41 family peptidase, whose protein sequence is MKKLVISFICLLSVNLQAQNYGTAASRKLHMAEFAINNLYVDNVNEDKLVEDAIVKMLSTLDPHSTYSNANEVKKLNEPLQGNFEGIGVQFNMAEDTLLVIQPVSGGPSEKIGILAGDRIIAVNDTAIAGVKMSTDEVMRRLKGPKGTTVNLKILRRGVKDLLYFTVKRDRIPLYSLDAHYMIQDKIGYVRINRFASTTADEFANALKDLKLRGMKDLILDLQDNGGGYLNAAIDLANEFLGEKELIVYTEGLHAPRSEFFAKGTGKFQKGRLVVLVNEYSASASEILSGAIQDWDRGLIVGRRSFGKGLVQRPIDLPDGSMIRLTVARYYTPAGRCIQKPYESIEKYNMDLISRYNKGEMMNSDSIHFPDSLKCKTKKSGRVVYGGGGIMPDYFVPIDTTLYTDYHRNLVAKGVVLKVTIKYVENHRKELLNTYKSFNDYNKGFVIGSDIMDDLIAMGTEAKVTLNKEQLKISEPLLKTQLKALIARDLWDMNEYYQVMNSANESIRKAVETLQSGEYERKLK
- the coaD gene encoding pantetheine-phosphate adenylyltransferase — protein: MKRAIFPGTFDPFTIGHFSVVKRALTFMDEIVIGIGINENKKTYFPIEKRVEMIRNLYRDEPGIKVQPYDCLTIDFAKAVDAKFIVRGIRTVKDFEYEETIADVNRQLAGIETILLFTEPELTCVSSTIVRELLHYNKDISRFIPEGLEL